TGATGGATTTGCTACAATCATTAGAATGCATCATTATTTTCGCACCCAGCTGATTCCAAGTTTTGCTTATCATTAGTGTTGAACATGTCTGTAACTTGAGTAGCTCTTTGCCTCATGGCATTATACTAACCAAACAGTGCAAACAGTGCATGAGTTTTTTGATGAGATACTAGAGCAGATAAAGCTAAACAGATGCCGCTCAATTCTGCGAAGAGTGCCATATTCCAATTTCTGAAAGCCCATCTTCAGTAGCACAAGCTCGAAACATGCCTGTTGAATTAAATGGCATGGTCACTTCTCCGGTGGCAGAAACAGCAACCAACCCAACAGTTCCCGCGGGAGCAGCCTCCACAACATAAGCGGCTGCTTCCTCAAGAGAAAGGCCTTTGAATTCCATTAGAGCAGCCACATCCCTCGCAATAGTGCCTCGTATTATTGCTTCTCCTTTACCTGTGGCAGAAACCGCACAGAGGTTGTTGGCGTATGTTCCAGCGCCAATTATGGGTGTGTCCCCAATCCTGCCCACCATTTTGTTAACAAATCCACCAGTTGATGTAGCAGTCGCTAAATTTCCATGCTGATCAACAGCTACGCAACCCACAGTTCCAATTTGGCTATCTCCATCAGCAGTTAGAGTTTGTTTCTTCTCATCTTTTGAAAGGGGTTGGGTATAATCAAGCTGAACAATTGTAAAAAACCAACGAATCAGAATGATAAAAGTACTTCTAGCCATGCATAAATCATAATAACCAGGTAAGAAATGAACAATGCATGGTTGATTGCTAACATCTAATATTTTTAGAGCAATGGAAATTTTTCGTAGAGGCGTCTATCAACTT
This DNA window, taken from Tripterygium wilfordii isolate XIE 37 chromosome 20, ASM1340144v1, whole genome shotgun sequence, encodes the following:
- the LOC119987104 gene encoding isoaspartyl peptidase/L-asparaginase 1 — its product is MGWAIALHGGAGDIPLSIPPERRLPREAALRHCLHVGVEALKAQNHPLDVVELVVRELENHPNFNAGRGSVLTTSGTVEMEACIMDGKTKKCGAVSGVTTVVNAISLARLVMEKTPHIYLAFDGAEAFAREQGVALMDSSYFITSENVERLKQAKEANRVQLDYTQPLSKDEKKQTLTADGDSQIGTVGCVAVDQHGNLATATSTGGFVNKMVGRIGDTPIIGAGTYANNLCAVSATGKGEAIIRGTIARDVAALMEFKGLSLEEAAAYVVEAAPAGTVGLVAVSATGEVTMPFNSTGMFRACATEDGLSEIGIWHSSQN